Proteins from a single region of Hordeum vulgare subsp. vulgare chromosome 6H, MorexV3_pseudomolecules_assembly, whole genome shotgun sequence:
- the LOC123406402 gene encoding UDP-rhamnose/UDP-galactose transporter 6-like, whose protein sequence is MGVAPGSKAERKAALDAGAWMFNVVTSVGIIMVNKALMATHGFSFATTLTGLHFVTTTLMTSVMKWLGYIQPSYLPLPELVKFVFFANLSIVGMNVSLMWNSVGFYQIAKLCIIPVLCFLEILFDKVRYSRDTKLSIMLVLVGVAVCTVTDVSVNSQGLIAAIIAVWSTALQQHYVHHLQRKYSLGSFNLLGHTAPAQAASLLIFGPFVDLWLTDKRVDTFDYTMVVTFFIVLSCIIAVGTNLSQFICIGRFTAVSFQVLGHMKTILVLTLGFFFFGKEGLNLHVALGMTIAVIGMIWYGNASSKPGGKERQVYIPISEKIQKHGILSSQSELDQKV, encoded by the exons ATGGGTGTGGCACCAGGAAGCAAGGCAGAGAGAAAAGCAGCATTAGATGCTGGAGCATGGATGTTCAATGTTGTGACATCTGTTGGTATAATCATGGTCAACAAGGCCTTAATGGCCACACATGGTTTTAGTTTTG CTACAACGTTAACTGGGCTGCATTTCGTAACCACGACCTTGATGACATCAGTAATGAAATGGTTGGGATATATTCAGCCATCCTACTTACCATTGCCAGAACTAGTAAAATTTGTCTTCTTTGCAAACTTATCAATTGTTGGGATGAATGTTAGCTTGATGTGGAATTCTGTTGGATTTTATCAG ATTGCCAAGTTGTGCATCATTCCAGTTTTGTGTTTTCTAGAAATCCTCTTTGACAAAGTTCGTTACTCAAGAGATACAAAACTCAGTATAATGCTTGTTCTAGTTGGTGTTGCTGTGTGTACCGTAACTGATGTTAGTGTGAACTCTCAAGGGTTGATAGCTGCAATAATAGCAGTCTGGAGCACTGCACTGCAACAGCAC TATGTTCATCATCTTCAACGGAAGTACTCACTTGGCTCATTCAACCTCTTGGGTCATACTGCTCCTGCTCAGGCAGCGTCGTTGCTAATTTTTGGTCCTTTTGTGGACTTATGGTTGACTGACAAAAGAGTTGATACTTTTGATTATACCATGGTAGTTACG TTCTTCATTGTATTGTCGTGCATAATTGCTGTTGGTACCAATCTAAGCCAGTTCATATGCATCGGACGATTCACAGCTGTCTCGTTTCAAGTTCTAGGCCACATGAAGACTATCCTTGTGTTAACCCTGGGCTTTTTCTTCTTTGGGAAAGAGGGCCTCAATTTGCATGTCGCACTTGGCATGACCATAGCTGTTATTGGCATGATCTGGTACGGGAATGCGTCATCCAAACCAGGAGGCAAGGAGCGGCAGGTTTACATACCGATCAGCGAGAAAATACAGAAGCACGGCATACTGTCATCACAATCTGAGCTTGATCAGAAAGTCTGA